The Streptomyces sp. NBC_01142 genome has a window encoding:
- a CDS encoding IS110 family transposase, producing MDVLHERCAGLDISKKDAKACVRTPSTKRRGSFTTETTTWGSTTNAVLALRDHLLSAQVTLVVIEATSDYWKPFYYVLTEGLNVILVNARQVKNLPGRKTDVSDAAWLAQLGAHGLVRPSFVPPEPVRELRDLTRARTTATRERGRVVQRLEKLLEDTGIKLSAVASDIMGVSGRAMLEALIRGEADPRVLADLAKRKLRNKIPELTEALTGRFREHHAFLARLFLDQYDQLTTMIDQLTGRIEEAMAPFRPALDLLDTIPGINQATAEVIIAETGGDMTRFTSAKHLASWAGVCPGHHESAGRTKNTKVRPGNPYLKGALGLAAFGAVRTKDTYLQARYKRLTARRGPLKALVAVEHSIITAIWHMLTDNVAYQELGGTYFTQRDPERTTRRAINQLNQLGYTVTLNPRENAA from the coding sequence ATGGACGTGCTCCACGAACGCTGCGCCGGCCTCGACATCAGCAAGAAGGACGCCAAAGCGTGCGTCCGCACCCCGAGTACGAAGCGGCGGGGGTCCTTCACGACCGAGACCACGACGTGGGGATCAACAACGAACGCGGTCCTCGCCCTGCGCGATCACCTGCTCTCCGCACAGGTGACGCTGGTAGTGATCGAGGCGACCAGTGACTACTGGAAGCCCTTCTACTACGTACTGACCGAGGGCTTGAACGTGATCCTCGTCAACGCGCGGCAGGTCAAGAACCTACCCGGCCGCAAGACGGACGTCTCGGACGCGGCCTGGCTGGCCCAGCTCGGCGCCCACGGCCTGGTCAGGCCCTCCTTCGTGCCGCCCGAGCCGGTCCGCGAACTACGGGACCTGACCCGGGCCCGGACCACCGCCACCCGTGAACGCGGCCGTGTGGTCCAGCGGCTGGAGAAACTCCTGGAGGACACCGGCATCAAACTCTCCGCGGTCGCCTCCGACATCATGGGCGTCTCCGGCCGGGCCATGCTCGAAGCCCTCATCCGCGGCGAAGCCGACCCGCGGGTCCTCGCGGACCTGGCCAAACGCAAGCTCCGCAACAAGATCCCCGAACTCACCGAGGCCCTGACCGGACGGTTCCGCGAGCACCACGCGTTCCTGGCCCGACTGTTTCTGGATCAGTACGACCAGCTCACCACGATGATCGACCAGCTCACCGGACGCATCGAGGAGGCGATGGCCCCCTTTCGTCCCGCGCTCGACCTCCTCGACACCATCCCCGGCATCAACCAGGCCACCGCCGAAGTGATCATCGCGGAGACCGGCGGGGACATGACCCGGTTCACCTCCGCCAAACACCTCGCGTCCTGGGCCGGGGTCTGCCCCGGCCACCACGAGTCCGCCGGCCGTACCAAGAACACGAAGGTCCGGCCCGGCAACCCCTATCTCAAAGGCGCCCTCGGCCTCGCGGCATTCGGCGCTGTGAGAACCAAGGACACCTATCTGCAGGCCCGTTACAAGCGGCTGACTGCCCGCCGCGGCCCGCTCAAAGCCCTGGTCGCCGTCGAGCACTCGATCATCACCGCGATCTGGCACATGCTCACCGACAACGTCGCCTACCAGGAACTCGGCGGTACCTACTTCACCCAACGCGACCCCGAACGCACCACCCGCCGGGCCATCAACCAGCTCAACCAGCTCGGCTACACCGTCACCCTCAACCCGAGGGAGAACGCCGCCTGA
- a CDS encoding transposase, with the protein MVRQHLAALRAGSAEPVRADLPSPRKITSWIMRPRDTLTESQDRRLLEVRLACPDITRACDLARTFADLVRHRRGYLLLEWIRQAEQDAPKPLQGLAGFLRQDLDAVTAGLTLSWSSGVVEGHVNRVKTLKRAMYGRASFELLRTRILTQP; encoded by the coding sequence GTGGTCCGCCAGCACCTCGCCGCACTGCGGGCGGGCAGCGCCGAACCGGTCCGGGCCGACCTCCCCAGCCCCCGCAAGATCACCTCATGGATCATGCGGCCCCGCGACACCCTCACCGAGAGCCAGGACCGGAGACTGCTGGAGGTCCGGCTCGCCTGCCCGGACATCACCCGGGCCTGCGACCTCGCCCGCACGTTCGCAGACCTCGTCCGTCACCGGCGCGGATACCTGCTGCTGGAGTGGATCCGCCAGGCCGAGCAGGATGCCCCCAAGCCACTGCAGGGCCTCGCCGGTTTTCTCCGCCAGGACCTCGACGCCGTCACCGCCGGCCTCACCCTCTCGTGGAGTTCAGGCGTCGTCGAGGGGCACGTGAACCGGGTGAAAACTCTCAAGAGGGCCATGTATGGTCGAGCGTCCTTCGAACTCCTCCGCACTCGCATCCTCACCCAGCCATGA
- a CDS encoding tetratricopeptide repeat protein — protein MTAAQQARENFAAQLKGVLRDAGSPSYEALVRHSGRKLSTTRIGNVLNAEFTKPVAWEFIDAFLTACDQYAKDNRIALSRALYDRELWGRRHTVLTGVLELLGEEQAAAAPAAFVVEPFPRPSRQAAPAWRDQPSQLLSAQHQVVPFIGREGDLARLEDWRDGDGPVAAVTLLYAPGGRGKTRLAARLAETTGTGWKVWQAVRGSTSTAGTAARTLPALGRRALLVIDYAERWPKQDLQTLLQTLAARPGERLRVLLLARSGGTWWTSRQHDLRKLNYLPSTVELLPLSGRRMAARKEAFIAARDRFAAALGLTDPETVPCPGNLADEAFSLTLTIHMAALVAVDAHLRGAAPPNDPVSLSQYLLERERDYWDKLHDHSADVEIGPEVMAQAVYTATLTRPVDYDTALEALTHARVDTPATLTTGRVLSDHAVCYPPLAPNAFDAPATYLEPLYPDRLGEDFLALTTPGYPPRQHLSTGWADKAPAHLLAAATADPAPALPWTRDTLTILINTAERWPHIATRQLYPLLKNHPELSLHAGGTALATLAGLDTIDLTVLEAIEPHLPIGRHTDLDVGVAAIASRLARHRLATTYDPATRARILETLAVRQSYAGLRNEALPVGQDALQAWRDLTRTNPAHQPDLAASLSNLGVTLSAVGRREEALTAAQEAVDVYRRLAADNPAAYEPNLATSLSNLGADLSAVGRREKALTATEEAVDVSRRLAAGNPAAYEPDLATSLTNLGVRLSEVGRREEALTAAQEAVDVYRRLAADNPAAYEPNLATSLSNLGADLSAVGRREKALTTTQEAVEIRRRLAAGNPAAYEPDLAGSLTNLGVRLSEVGRREEALTAAQEAVDVYRRLAADNPAAYEPNLATSLSNLGADLSAVGRREEALTAAQEAVEIRRRLVAGNPAANEPDLAGSLTNLGADLSAVGRREKALTATEEAVDVYRRLAADNPAAYEPNLATSLSNLGIRLSEVGRREEALTAAQEAVEIRRRLAAGNPAANEPDLAGSLSNLGALLSAVERCKEALTAAQEAVDVYRRLAADNPAANEPDLARSLTVWAWVRYEAKQDPSGALRATGEAVEIYRRLVTAAPAQFLSPLRSVLGLQADLLLRLGRVREARDIRTWLAANPCPVCP, from the coding sequence ATGACAGCAGCGCAGCAGGCGCGGGAAAACTTCGCCGCCCAACTGAAGGGGGTGCTCCGGGATGCCGGAAGTCCTTCCTACGAGGCCCTAGTACGGCACAGCGGCCGCAAGCTGAGCACCACGCGGATCGGCAATGTGCTGAACGCCGAGTTCACGAAGCCGGTCGCGTGGGAGTTCATCGACGCCTTCCTGACCGCCTGCGACCAGTACGCCAAGGACAACCGCATCGCCCTGAGCAGGGCGTTGTACGACCGGGAACTGTGGGGAAGGCGTCATACGGTCCTGACCGGCGTGCTGGAACTTCTGGGGGAAGAACAAGCCGCAGCGGCGCCTGCGGCGTTCGTGGTCGAACCGTTCCCCCGGCCGAGCAGGCAGGCGGCGCCGGCGTGGCGGGACCAGCCCAGCCAGCTGCTGTCGGCCCAGCACCAGGTGGTGCCCTTTATCGGACGCGAAGGCGACCTGGCGCGCCTGGAGGACTGGCGGGACGGCGACGGGCCGGTGGCCGCCGTGACCCTGTTGTACGCCCCCGGCGGGCGGGGGAAGACCCGGCTGGCCGCCCGCCTGGCCGAGACCACGGGGACCGGGTGGAAGGTCTGGCAGGCTGTACGCGGCAGCACGAGCACAGCGGGTACCGCCGCACGGACGCTTCCCGCCCTGGGCAGGCGGGCCCTGCTGGTGATCGACTACGCGGAACGCTGGCCCAAGCAGGACCTGCAAACGCTGCTGCAGACGCTGGCGGCCCGCCCTGGTGAGAGGCTGCGCGTCCTGCTGCTCGCCCGTTCCGGGGGCACCTGGTGGACCAGCCGGCAGCACGACCTGCGCAAGTTGAACTATCTCCCCAGCACGGTCGAGTTGCTGCCCCTGTCAGGCCGGCGCATGGCCGCGCGAAAGGAGGCGTTTATCGCCGCCCGGGACCGCTTCGCCGCCGCCCTGGGACTGACCGACCCCGAGACCGTTCCTTGTCCCGGCAACCTCGCGGATGAAGCCTTCAGCCTCACCCTGACCATCCACATGGCCGCCCTGGTCGCCGTCGACGCCCACCTGCGCGGCGCCGCACCCCCCAACGACCCGGTGAGCCTTTCGCAGTACCTGCTGGAGCGCGAACGTGACTACTGGGACAAACTCCACGACCACAGCGCGGACGTCGAGATCGGGCCGGAGGTCATGGCCCAGGCCGTCTACACCGCGACTCTGACCCGCCCCGTGGACTACGACACCGCCCTGGAAGCCCTCACCCACGCCAGAGTCGATACCCCGGCCACCCTCACCACCGGGCGGGTCCTGAGCGACCACGCCGTGTGCTACCCACCCCTCGCCCCGAATGCCTTCGACGCCCCGGCCACCTACCTGGAACCGCTGTACCCCGACCGGCTCGGCGAAGACTTCCTCGCCCTGACCACCCCCGGCTACCCACCCCGCCAGCACCTGTCCACCGGCTGGGCCGACAAGGCCCCCGCCCACCTTCTGGCAGCCGCCACAGCAGATCCCGCCCCGGCCCTGCCCTGGACCCGCGACACCCTCACCATCCTGATCAACACCGCAGAACGCTGGCCCCACATCGCCACGCGCCAGCTCTACCCCCTGCTCAAGAATCACCCCGAGCTCTCCCTGCACGCGGGCGGCACAGCCCTCGCCACCCTGGCCGGCCTCGACACCATCGACCTCACGGTCCTGGAAGCCATCGAGCCCCATCTCCCCATCGGCCGGCACACCGATCTCGACGTCGGCGTCGCCGCCATCGCCTCCCGCCTGGCCCGCCACCGCCTGGCCACCACCTACGACCCCGCTACGCGTGCCCGCATCCTCGAGACCCTCGCTGTACGCCAGTCCTACGCCGGACTTCGCAATGAAGCCCTCCCCGTCGGCCAAGACGCCCTGCAAGCCTGGCGCGACCTCACTCGCACCAACCCCGCACACCAGCCCGACCTCGCCGCCTCGCTGTCCAACCTCGGCGTCACGCTGTCGGCGGTGGGGCGGCGGGAGGAGGCCCTCACCGCGGCCCAGGAGGCAGTCGACGTCTACCGTCGGCTGGCGGCGGACAACCCGGCCGCCTACGAACCCAACCTCGCCACCTCACTGTCCAACCTCGGCGCTGACCTGTCGGCGGTGGGGCGGCGGGAGAAAGCCCTCACCGCCACCGAGGAGGCGGTCGACGTCTCCCGTCGGCTGGCGGCGGGCAACCCGGCCGCCTACGAACCCGACCTCGCCACCTCGCTGACCAACCTCGGCGTCCGGCTGTCGGAGGTGGGGCGGCGGGAGGAGGCCCTCACCGCGGCCCAGGAGGCAGTCGACGTCTACCGTCGGCTGGCGGCGGACAACCCGGCCGCCTACGAACCCAACCTCGCCACCTCGCTGTCCAACCTCGGCGCTGACCTGTCGGCGGTGGGGCGGCGGGAGAAAGCCCTCACTACGACCCAGGAGGCCGTGGAGATTCGGCGTCGGCTGGCGGCGGGCAACCCGGCCGCCTACGAACCCGACCTCGCCGGCTCGCTGACCAACCTCGGCGTCCGGCTGTCAGAGGTGGGGCGGCGGGAGGAGGCCCTCACCGCGGCCCAGGAGGCAGTCGACGTCTACCGTCGGCTGGCGGCGGACAACCCGGCCGCCTACGAACCCAACCTCGCCACCTCGCTGTCCAACCTCGGCGCTGACCTGTCGGCGGTGGGGCGACGGGAGGAGGCCCTCACCGCGGCCCAGGAGGCCGTGGAGATTCGGCGTCGGCTGGTGGCGGGCAACCCGGCCGCCAACGAACCCGACCTCGCCGGCTCGCTGACCAACCTCGGCGCTGACCTGTCGGCGGTGGGGCGGCGGGAGAAAGCCCTCACCGCCACCGAGGAGGCGGTCGACGTCTACCGTCGGCTGGCGGCGGACAACCCGGCCGCCTACGAACCCAACCTCGCCACCTCACTGTCCAACCTCGGCATCCGGCTGTCGGAGGTGGGGCGGCGGGAGGAGGCCCTCACCGCGGCCCAGGAGGCCGTGGAGATTCGGCGTCGGCTGGCGGCGGGCAACCCGGCCGCCAACGAACCCGACCTCGCCGGCTCGCTGTCCAACCTCGGAGCCCTCCTGTCGGCGGTGGAGCGGTGCAAGGAGGCCCTCACCGCGGCCCAGGAGGCGGTCGACGTCTACCGTCGGCTGGCGGCGGACAACCCGGCCGCCAACGAACCCGACCTCGCGCGCTCGCTGACTGTCTGGGCATGGGTGCGCTATGAAGCAAAGCAGGACCCATCTGGAGCGCTGCGAGCTACAGGGGAAGCGGTCGAGATCTACCGCAGGCTCGTGACAGCCGCACCTGCGCAGTTCCTTTCACCGCTCCGCTCTGTGCTGGGCTTGCAGGCGGACCTACTCCTCAGGCTCGGGCGTGTGCGAGAGGCGAGAGACATCCGGACCTGGCTCGCAGCGAACCCGTGTCCGGTTTGCCCCTGA
- a CDS encoding transposase: MNEDDEVRLNDVCLACPDIARARDIAQRFTTLVRDRTGQLLPDWISEVERDAPQPIRGFARFMKFDIDAVTAGLTLQYSSGVVEGHVNRIKTIKRQMYGRASFHVLRARILIQP, encoded by the coding sequence TTGAACGAAGACGACGAGGTCCGGCTCAACGACGTCTGCCTGGCCTGCCCAGACATCGCCCGCGCCCGCGACATCGCGCAGCGGTTCACCACCCTGGTCCGCGACCGCACAGGACAGCTGCTGCCCGACTGGATCAGCGAAGTGGAGCGTGACGCACCTCAGCCGATCCGCGGGTTCGCCCGGTTCATGAAGTTCGACATCGACGCCGTCACCGCCGGCCTGACCTTGCAATACAGCTCCGGCGTCGTAGAAGGCCACGTCAACCGCATCAAGACGATCAAGCGACAGATGTACGGCCGAGCCTCATTCCACGTGCTGAGAGCCCGAATCCTCATCCAGCCGTAG